One window from the genome of Cyclobacterium amurskyense encodes:
- a CDS encoding phosphoribosyltransferase family protein, whose translation MTQKAKILVLNHHQIQQKITRIAFEIYERNAGEKQLTIAGLTGMGYVFAELMVAKLREIASFDVQLIKVDLDKENPKIEEVVLSPHDSLKGKSIILVDDVLNTGKTLAFAMVPFLEHEVKKMEVLVFVNRSHKLFPVAPDYTGYELATTLSEHITVNLDPKASTVHLH comes from the coding sequence ATGACGCAAAAAGCAAAAATATTGGTATTGAACCATCACCAAATCCAACAAAAAATAACGCGAATAGCGTTTGAGATTTATGAAAGGAATGCTGGTGAGAAGCAGTTGACCATTGCCGGACTTACCGGAATGGGGTATGTGTTCGCGGAGTTAATGGTCGCTAAATTAAGGGAAATAGCTTCTTTTGATGTGCAGTTAATTAAGGTAGACTTAGACAAAGAAAATCCAAAAATTGAAGAAGTGGTCCTCTCGCCGCATGATTCCTTAAAGGGGAAGTCTATAATCTTGGTGGACGACGTTTTGAATACTGGTAAAACGCTTGCCTTTGCAATGGTTCCATTTCTTGAACATGAGGTTAAAAAAATGGAAGTTTTGGTTTTTGTCAATAGGAGTCATAAACTCTTTCCAGTAGCCCCAGATTATACAGGCTACGAGCTTGCCACCACCCTTAGTGAGCATATAACTGTAAACTTAGACCCAAAAGCATCCACCGTTCACCTTCACTGA
- a CDS encoding alpha/beta hydrolase: MVQNEIQFQAKQTFSLSHAPLGEEKTIWIVFHGYGQLAKFFLRKFNLLFEDNTLIVAPEGLNHFYLKGFSGRVGANWMTKHEREIDITNSNAYLNGIIEELLLKYENMPQINVLGFSQGAATMSRWICQSNLKPTKVVFWGGAPAHDLETSLMLERLNSSQVILALDDNDPFLQSDIYTQVENRLSDAGFANFKELKYSGGHELEAGLLKEIFLM; this comes from the coding sequence ATGGTTCAAAATGAAATACAGTTTCAGGCCAAGCAGACTTTTTCGCTTAGCCATGCACCCTTAGGAGAGGAAAAAACGATTTGGATTGTCTTTCATGGATATGGTCAACTGGCCAAATTTTTCCTAAGGAAATTCAATTTATTATTTGAAGACAATACCTTAATAGTGGCTCCAGAGGGGCTCAACCATTTTTACCTTAAAGGTTTTTCGGGAAGAGTAGGGGCCAATTGGATGACCAAACATGAGCGAGAAATTGACATCACCAATAGTAATGCTTACCTCAATGGAATAATAGAAGAATTGCTTCTCAAGTATGAAAATATGCCTCAAATTAATGTTTTGGGGTTTTCCCAAGGAGCGGCCACTATGAGTCGATGGATCTGTCAATCAAATCTAAAACCAACAAAAGTGGTTTTTTGGGGTGGAGCCCCTGCTCATGATTTGGAAACTTCCCTAATGCTTGAAAGGCTTAACAGCAGTCAGGTCATTTTGGCATTGGATGACAATGATCCCTTTTTACAATCAGATATTTATACCCAAGTGGAAAACCGCCTTTCCGATGCTGGTTTTGCCAATTTTAAAGAACTGAAGTATTCAGGAGGCCATGAATTAGAGGCAGGATTGCTCAAAGAAATATTTTTGATGTAA
- the panB gene encoding 3-methyl-2-oxobutanoate hydroxymethyltransferase has product MSVHQSTHLKRITTHILQEMKKRKEKISMLTAYDFSMAGIVDAAGIDMILVGDSASNVMAGHETTLPITLDQMIYHATSVVRAVERALVVVDIPFGSYQGNSSEALRSAIRIMKESGAHAVKVEGGAEIKESVIRILSAGVPVMGHLGLTPQSIYKFGTYTVRAKEKDEANKLLEDAKILEECGCFALVLEKIPAALAKEVAEAVSIPVIGIGAGPDVDGQVLVLHDMLGITQEFQPRFLRQYADIRNTMLKAVGNYIKDVKSKDFPNQDESY; this is encoded by the coding sequence ATGTCCGTACACCAATCTACCCACCTGAAGCGAATTACTACCCACATTCTTCAGGAAATGAAAAAACGAAAGGAAAAAATTTCCATGCTTACGGCCTATGATTTTTCCATGGCTGGCATAGTGGATGCTGCAGGAATTGACATGATATTGGTAGGGGATTCAGCTTCAAATGTAATGGCTGGACATGAAACTACCTTGCCTATCACATTAGACCAGATGATCTACCATGCCACCTCCGTGGTTAGGGCAGTAGAGCGAGCATTGGTAGTGGTGGACATTCCTTTTGGTTCTTATCAAGGCAACAGTTCCGAAGCACTAAGGTCTGCCATCCGTATCATGAAAGAGTCAGGAGCACACGCTGTTAAAGTGGAAGGTGGGGCTGAAATCAAAGAGTCAGTGATTCGAATTTTAAGTGCAGGTGTACCTGTAATGGGACACCTTGGATTGACTCCTCAGTCCATATACAAATTTGGAACTTATACTGTAAGGGCCAAAGAAAAGGATGAGGCCAATAAGCTTTTGGAGGATGCGAAGATTCTAGAGGAGTGTGGCTGTTTTGCGCTAGTACTTGAAAAAATTCCAGCTGCTTTGGCCAAAGAAGTTGCTGAAGCAGTAAGCATACCTGTCATAGGTATTGGGGCTGGACCGGATGTTGATGGTCAGGTGCTTGTACTTCATGACATGCTGGGAATTACACAAGAGTTTCAACCTAGGTTTCTTAGACAATACGCAGACATTAGAAATACCATGCTAAAAGCTGTAGGCAATTATATAAAAGACGTTAAGTCTAAGGATTTCCCGAATCAAGATGAGAGTTATTAG
- a CDS encoding D-alanyl-D-alanine carboxypeptidase, translating to MKHCKWLCILLFFSCTVQKINKTVRTSDVFEKGHMGFMLYDPVKDKTLVKLNEAKYFIPASNTKIFTFYSSYKALGDGYINGLNYTYQGDSLIFWGTGDPSLLHPDFKDSTVVNFLKKEDKKLYLVDNFEQLSSYGPGWSWNWFPYYFAAERSAMPIYGNVLRFSKRAELAEASPYPKSVLLPLMPSNRTPPDNYFIQRDFKRNTYEYAINKEKDSLTFATDKPFITSATLTKNLLQEAVGKQITLLENKGITQGPHEKLQTVKADSLYAQMMKISDNFLAEQLMALVSDAVLDSINISEGISYAKKHFLADLPDEPQWVDGSGLSPQNMFTPRSVIKLLQKIHSEIPMEKIKAYFPAGGESGTIRNWYPADPGQPAYIYAKTGTLAMSTALSGFLITKSGKTLLFSTFFNNYSGSSSVQKKELQKLLYFIHDKY from the coding sequence ATGAAACATTGTAAATGGTTGTGCATATTGCTATTCTTTTCCTGCACCGTTCAAAAAATCAACAAGACTGTACGTACTTCAGATGTGTTTGAAAAAGGGCACATGGGTTTTATGCTTTATGATCCGGTAAAGGACAAAACACTGGTAAAATTAAACGAAGCCAAATACTTTATCCCAGCCTCCAATACTAAAATATTTACCTTTTATTCCAGTTACAAAGCCCTGGGTGATGGATACATCAACGGTTTGAATTATACCTACCAGGGCGATTCGCTAATTTTTTGGGGAACAGGTGACCCCTCACTTTTGCATCCGGACTTTAAGGACAGTACTGTTGTGAACTTTCTAAAAAAGGAAGATAAAAAATTGTATCTAGTGGATAATTTTGAGCAGCTTTCCAGCTATGGCCCGGGTTGGTCATGGAACTGGTTTCCTTACTATTTTGCTGCTGAGCGATCCGCCATGCCCATTTATGGAAATGTTTTGCGCTTTTCTAAAAGAGCTGAGTTAGCGGAAGCATCACCCTATCCAAAATCTGTCCTTTTACCTCTAATGCCATCAAATCGAACGCCTCCAGATAATTATTTTATCCAAAGAGACTTTAAAAGAAATACCTATGAATATGCCATAAACAAAGAAAAAGACAGCTTGACTTTTGCAACCGATAAACCATTTATTACCTCTGCCACATTGACCAAAAACCTCTTGCAGGAAGCTGTGGGAAAACAAATAACACTCCTGGAAAACAAGGGCATTACCCAAGGGCCACATGAGAAATTGCAAACGGTTAAGGCAGATTCCTTGTATGCGCAGATGATGAAAATTAGTGATAATTTCTTGGCCGAACAGCTGATGGCCCTGGTCTCTGATGCTGTTTTAGACTCCATCAATATCAGCGAAGGCATCTCCTATGCCAAAAAACACTTCTTGGCAGACCTACCTGATGAGCCGCAGTGGGTGGATGGATCTGGGCTTTCTCCACAGAATATGTTTACCCCTCGCTCGGTTATCAAACTGCTTCAAAAAATCCATTCAGAAATCCCTATGGAAAAAATTAAGGCTTACTTCCCGGCAGGGGGAGAATCCGGTACTATACGCAACTGGTACCCGGCAGATCCGGGGCAACCTGCCTATATTTACGCCAAAACCGGCACCCTTGCTATGAGCACTGCCCTAAGTGGGTTCCTTATTACCAAAAGTGGCAAAACCTTGCTTTTCAGCACTTTTTTCAACAACTACAGCGGAAGCTCCAGTGTGCAAAAGAAAGAACTGCAAAAGCTATTGTATTTTATACATGATAAATATTAA
- a CDS encoding SusD/RagB family nutrient-binding outer membrane lipoprotein has protein sequence MKAIYTILGLMLFLALSSCENFLDVNENPNNPQDSPISGLMTNATYETSLNVQAIGSITSHYVQYLASPNPAGASDIMDASNYSGLWFDLYNVMTDLTDLMQKAEEEDAGHYLGAGQILMALNLGMTVDIFGDVPYSEGFDFTSVTPVYDDDQQLYTEVFSLLDQGIQNLSGTTALSLGDDDFIFNGDVSSWIKFGNMLKARFMLHTKGKAAYNAQTILTALDNGMMSNEDDATVVFFEQRFNPWAQEAIDNENLLLGGWISTQFIEALDGTSYSTMDPRMPLMIGATDDGVYIGVTNGAGRGNAPEQGARSTLIPGQYYTSEQSPLLIATYAEQKFIEAEVALPMDPDRAYAAYLEGIEAHMDMLEVSADDKMAYLNNPEVSMGASSLSLADIMKEKWVALFLHPETWNDARRFDYSYKDMTLPDNLNGNLNGQYIRRLAYPDNEVSRNGQNVPDVTLLDRIWWNE, from the coding sequence ATGAAAGCGATATATACTATACTCGGCCTAATGCTCTTTTTAGCGTTAAGCTCATGTGAGAATTTTCTCGATGTCAACGAAAATCCCAATAATCCGCAGGATTCACCTATTTCTGGACTGATGACCAATGCTACTTACGAGACTTCTCTCAATGTACAAGCAATTGGTAGCATCACCTCCCATTATGTACAATACCTGGCCTCGCCCAATCCAGCTGGTGCTTCAGATATTATGGATGCAAGCAATTATAGTGGGCTGTGGTTTGATTTGTACAATGTGATGACAGATTTGACAGACCTGATGCAAAAGGCCGAAGAAGAAGATGCCGGACACTATCTAGGGGCCGGCCAAATCCTAATGGCACTTAACCTGGGAATGACTGTTGATATTTTTGGAGACGTCCCTTATTCAGAAGGTTTTGATTTTACTTCGGTCACACCAGTTTATGATGATGACCAGCAATTGTATACAGAGGTATTTAGCCTACTCGATCAAGGGATCCAAAATCTCTCAGGAACTACGGCCCTTTCCCTAGGTGATGACGATTTCATCTTCAACGGGGACGTTTCTTCCTGGATAAAATTTGGTAACATGCTAAAGGCCAGATTTATGCTTCACACAAAAGGAAAAGCGGCTTATAATGCGCAGACCATTTTAACCGCCCTAGATAATGGCATGATGAGCAATGAAGATGATGCCACTGTGGTGTTCTTTGAACAGCGATTCAACCCCTGGGCTCAAGAGGCTATTGACAATGAAAACCTACTGTTAGGAGGATGGATTTCAACCCAATTTATAGAAGCATTGGATGGAACGTCCTATTCTACAATGGATCCAAGAATGCCTTTGATGATTGGGGCCACGGATGATGGGGTGTACATAGGTGTCACCAATGGGGCAGGCAGAGGCAATGCACCTGAACAAGGTGCAAGATCTACCCTGATTCCCGGACAATATTATACTTCTGAGCAATCCCCTCTTTTAATCGCCACCTATGCAGAGCAGAAATTCATAGAGGCAGAAGTAGCTTTACCAATGGACCCCGACAGGGCATATGCCGCCTATCTTGAGGGAATTGAAGCCCATATGGACATGCTAGAGGTAAGCGCTGACGATAAAATGGCTTATCTCAATAATCCAGAAGTAAGCATGGGAGCATCCTCTCTTAGCCTAGCAGATATAATGAAGGAAAAATGGGTCGCCCTCTTCCTCCACCCAGAAACCTGGAATGATGCCAGAAGGTTTGATTACAGTTATAAAGACATGACCTTACCTGATAACCTAAATGGCAATCTCAACGGACAGTACATCAGAAGGCTTGCCTATCCAGACAATGAGGTGAGCAGAAATGGGCAAAATGTCCCTGATGTCACCCTTTTGGACAGGATTTGGTGGAACGAGTAA
- a CDS encoding 3-deoxy-D-manno-octulosonic acid transferase, with protein sequence MNLLDRLMRIGSKRSDKLKLAVIGRKKTFEEIISFRKSNPQELAWFHVASLGEYLQAKPVIEAFKKEHPLWSVAVSFFSPSGYEQAIKKKQDWVDFICYLPIDTPQNANRFVDLLSPDMAFFIKYDLWANHILAVKKNKIPLYLVAASFRKKQVYFSWYGGFFKQLLFCFDHVFVQNGESKALLKKAGIKNISLTGDPRFDNVYKTRLQPKLFPEIAQGITKKVMVLGSVWQEDMDNLIPFINQSHGFQFIIAPHDIHLGTIENWQKAITLPSIKYSEYRKEEQSGTWDVLIIDNIGMLSSLYQFAYCAYIGGAMGKGLHNILEPLAFGIPVLFGPLKKVSKFPEAEISKQYGCGFAVKDETEIRTVMENLGRKAAYEQACDSANSLVKDNLGSAERTVAIIKKETWKEE encoded by the coding sequence ATGAATTTGCTCGATCGGCTAATGAGAATTGGCAGTAAACGATCTGACAAGCTCAAGCTCGCTGTAATAGGAAGAAAAAAGACCTTTGAAGAAATAATCTCCTTTAGGAAATCAAATCCTCAGGAGCTGGCTTGGTTTCACGTGGCCTCTCTAGGTGAATATTTACAAGCAAAACCTGTCATTGAAGCATTTAAAAAAGAACATCCACTTTGGTCGGTAGCTGTTTCTTTTTTCAGCCCTTCAGGTTATGAACAAGCCATCAAAAAAAAGCAGGATTGGGTAGATTTTATTTGCTACCTCCCTATTGATACCCCCCAAAATGCCAATCGATTTGTGGACTTACTTTCACCTGACATGGCTTTTTTCATTAAATATGATTTGTGGGCCAATCACATCCTTGCAGTTAAAAAGAATAAAATCCCCCTTTATCTGGTGGCAGCGTCTTTTAGGAAAAAGCAGGTGTATTTTTCTTGGTATGGTGGTTTTTTTAAACAACTGCTCTTTTGCTTTGATCATGTCTTTGTACAGAATGGAGAGTCCAAAGCCTTACTTAAAAAAGCAGGAATTAAAAATATCAGTTTGACAGGAGATCCTCGGTTCGACAATGTATACAAGACCAGGCTTCAACCTAAGTTGTTTCCTGAGATAGCACAAGGTATCACTAAGAAGGTGATGGTGCTTGGTAGTGTATGGCAGGAAGACATGGATAATCTGATTCCTTTTATTAATCAATCACATGGCTTTCAATTTATTATTGCTCCTCATGATATTCATCTAGGAACCATTGAAAATTGGCAGAAGGCAATTACCTTGCCTTCAATAAAATATTCTGAATATAGAAAAGAGGAGCAATCTGGTACCTGGGATGTTTTGATCATTGATAATATTGGTATGCTTTCTTCCTTGTATCAGTTTGCCTATTGTGCGTATATTGGCGGTGCTATGGGTAAAGGGCTTCACAATATCCTAGAGCCCTTGGCTTTTGGAATACCTGTTTTGTTTGGTCCATTAAAGAAGGTTTCGAAGTTTCCAGAAGCTGAAATAAGTAAGCAATATGGATGTGGATTTGCTGTAAAGGATGAAACAGAAATTAGGACAGTCATGGAAAACCTTGGCAGAAAAGCAGCCTATGAACAAGCTTGCGATTCAGCAAATAGCTTGGTGAAGGACAATTTGGGAAGTGCTGAAAGGACGGTTGCAATCATTAAGAAAGAGACATGGAAGGAAGAGTGA
- a CDS encoding SusC/RagA family TonB-linked outer membrane protein, which translates to MAQQSTVNGKVTSAEDQEGLPGVSIVAKGTGTGTVSDINGNFSINVPDSNTELVFSYIGYASQTITVGNQQNLNVVMESEAKGLDEFIVTAFGISQEKKSLGYAAQNIDAEAITKTKQPNLVNSLQGQAAGVQITNSGGAPGQSARIIIRGINSLDPGANNQPLFVVDGVPVDNSTIESTGTPRGLSNRMADLNPNDVASISVLKGAAATALYGVRAANGAVIVTTKKGKAGEVRVNYNGSVGFETLNQLPKLQDKYGQGFSGEYQPSSFWPSWGAPIAEVQQTVPDHKYQDNWNRVFNTGVQLDNNLSISGGNEKATFYGSFGNLKQEGIIPFSSWDRTTAKLSGNVKVSEKFDFSGSVNYSNSGGNRVPHDRFMERMMYWSETTDVRDYINEDGTMRTYSNTNPIYDARFATYEDDVNRVIGNINFNYSPTDWLAFSYRLGNDFYSDQRTEITPGPKGIDGEVPLSSTGYLEETRINSRDLTSNFYLTLKKQFSTDLNTSLRLGNDIFERKYDRVTARGENFVIPEFYNLSAASQIFASQYKSIRRLVGFYGDLMVDYKNYLFLNITGRNDISSTLPKDNNSFFYSSFNLGYVFSENMELPSWLTFGKLRASWAQVGKDTDPHILGATYVSPSIFPLNGQVGFTRNSVYGDLALKPEQTTSIEFGLQTAFLNNRANFDVTYYKSNARDQIIPVPVSDATGFSSYITNAGEIQNSGFEFILGGSPIESQGFSWNISANLSINNNEIKAIKEGIDEIVVGSQFGYAGSTVTMKLLEGEAYGNIFGSSYQRFGSDPDNLFLDRSLPVIIGANGFPSRTGTQLILGNAVPKWIGGIRNDFNYKDFELSFLIDFRTGLEQYNQYANFLSAFGKNKFTEAREDFRVFDGVLADGSPNTKEVWLGQGVGPDGVDYGAGYWRNHYRTTSENFVSDASFIKLRNITLGYNLNPGLLERTPFRTARVSIAANNIILYTPWDGFDPESFSAGAGGNAIGLTGLGYPGVQSFFFNLNLGL; encoded by the coding sequence ATGGCTCAGCAAAGTACTGTCAACGGAAAAGTGACATCTGCAGAGGATCAGGAAGGTCTTCCAGGTGTTAGCATTGTAGCAAAAGGTACAGGTACCGGTACGGTCTCTGATATTAACGGGAACTTCAGCATTAATGTCCCTGATTCAAACACCGAACTGGTTTTTTCCTATATTGGGTATGCTTCCCAGACCATTACGGTAGGCAACCAGCAGAACCTAAATGTAGTAATGGAATCCGAAGCAAAAGGTTTGGATGAGTTTATTGTGACGGCATTTGGTATTTCCCAGGAGAAAAAATCACTGGGCTATGCTGCTCAAAACATAGATGCAGAAGCCATTACCAAAACAAAACAGCCCAACTTGGTGAATTCCCTTCAAGGTCAAGCAGCTGGTGTTCAGATAACCAACTCAGGTGGTGCTCCAGGCCAGTCAGCAAGGATCATCATCAGAGGGATCAACTCCCTAGACCCAGGAGCTAACAACCAACCGCTCTTTGTCGTGGATGGTGTGCCTGTGGATAACTCCACCATCGAGTCTACTGGTACGCCAAGGGGCCTATCGAACAGAATGGCCGACCTTAACCCCAATGATGTGGCCTCCATTTCTGTACTGAAAGGTGCAGCAGCAACCGCTCTCTATGGAGTAAGGGCTGCAAATGGTGCGGTAATTGTCACCACCAAAAAGGGCAAGGCAGGAGAAGTCAGGGTTAATTACAATGGCTCAGTAGGTTTTGAAACCCTCAACCAATTGCCAAAATTACAGGACAAATATGGTCAGGGCTTTAGTGGAGAGTACCAGCCATCTAGCTTTTGGCCTTCTTGGGGAGCCCCTATAGCAGAAGTACAACAAACCGTTCCCGATCACAAATACCAGGACAACTGGAACCGGGTTTTTAATACCGGCGTACAGCTCGACAATAACCTGAGCATTTCCGGAGGTAATGAAAAGGCTACTTTTTATGGTTCCTTTGGCAACCTAAAACAGGAAGGTATCATCCCTTTTTCTAGTTGGGACAGAACCACCGCCAAATTATCAGGAAACGTGAAAGTTTCTGAGAAGTTTGATTTCTCTGGATCTGTCAATTACAGCAACTCGGGAGGAAATAGGGTTCCTCATGACCGGTTTATGGAGCGTATGATGTACTGGTCCGAAACCACCGATGTCCGGGATTATATCAATGAGGATGGAACGATGAGAACCTATTCCAACACCAATCCAATCTATGATGCGCGTTTTGCAACTTATGAAGATGATGTCAATAGGGTAATAGGAAATATCAATTTTAATTACAGCCCTACCGACTGGCTTGCCTTTTCTTATCGCCTGGGAAATGACTTCTACAGCGACCAACGTACAGAAATCACTCCTGGACCAAAAGGTATTGACGGAGAGGTTCCTTTAAGTTCAACAGGTTATTTGGAGGAAACAAGGATCAACAGCAGGGACCTAACCTCTAACTTCTACCTTACTTTAAAGAAACAGTTTTCTACTGACCTTAATACCAGCCTGAGGTTGGGTAATGATATATTTGAGCGAAAATATGACCGAGTTACAGCACGTGGTGAAAATTTTGTTATTCCTGAATTTTACAACCTCAGTGCAGCCTCTCAGATTTTTGCCAGTCAATACAAATCCATAAGAAGATTGGTAGGTTTTTATGGAGATTTGATGGTTGATTATAAAAATTACCTCTTCCTGAACATCACCGGACGGAATGACATTTCTTCTACCCTACCCAAGGACAACAACTCCTTTTTCTACTCTTCCTTTAACTTGGGTTATGTGTTTAGCGAAAATATGGAGCTACCTTCCTGGTTGACATTCGGTAAATTAAGGGCCTCATGGGCACAGGTAGGGAAAGATACTGATCCACATATCCTAGGTGCTACTTATGTCTCACCTTCCATTTTTCCTTTGAATGGTCAGGTAGGTTTTACAAGAAATTCGGTTTATGGAGATTTGGCACTTAAGCCAGAGCAGACTACTTCTATTGAGTTTGGTTTGCAAACCGCATTTTTGAACAATAGGGCCAATTTTGATGTCACCTATTATAAATCTAATGCGAGAGATCAGATTATCCCTGTTCCGGTATCCGATGCCACAGGCTTTTCTTCTTATATCACCAATGCTGGTGAGATCCAAAACAGTGGATTTGAATTTATCTTGGGCGGAAGTCCAATAGAAAGCCAAGGTTTTTCATGGAACATTTCCGCCAACTTATCCATCAATAATAATGAAATTAAAGCCATCAAGGAAGGCATTGATGAAATTGTGGTGGGAAGCCAATTTGGGTACGCGGGATCAACCGTTACTATGAAACTATTGGAAGGAGAAGCCTATGGTAATATTTTTGGTAGTTCTTACCAAAGGTTTGGTTCAGATCCTGACAATTTGTTTTTGGACCGCAGTCTTCCGGTAATTATTGGGGCCAATGGTTTTCCATCTAGAACTGGTACACAGCTTATCTTAGGTAATGCTGTGCCCAAATGGATTGGTGGAATTCGAAATGATTTCAACTACAAAGATTTCGAATTATCCTTCCTTATTGACTTCAGAACAGGTTTAGAGCAATACAATCAATATGCGAACTTCCTTTCTGCATTTGGCAAGAATAAATTCACGGAGGCTCGGGAAGATTTTAGGGTTTTTGATGGAGTGCTGGCAGATGGAAGTCCCAACACAAAAGAAGTTTGGCTGGGTCAAGGAGTAGGTCCTGATGGCGTAGATTATGGGGCTGGATACTGGAGAAATCATTACAGAACTACAAGTGAAAATTTTGTCAGTGATGCCAGTTTTATCAAATTGCGCAACATCACCCTTGGTTATAATCTAAACCCTGGTCTACTGGAAAGAACTCCGTTTAGAACAGCAAGAGTTTCTATAGCTGCCAATAATATTATCCTTTACACCCCTTGGGACGGATTTGACCCAGAGTCTTTTTCTGCCGGGGCTGGCGGTAATGCCATTGGTTTAACAGGTCTGGGCTATCCCGGCGTACAGAGCTTTTTCTTTAACCTGAACCTTGGACTTTAA
- a CDS encoding cytidine deaminase: MKRTKKVSNINTMEMISPEGLNESQAKLINLANKATDKAYAPYSNFRVGAALVLEDGQTFWANNQENICYPAGICAERVLLSYTHSNFPDLKPLSIAIVAKKSDNSGLATVTPCGLCRQTISEYEMKFDSPIEVLMLRADGHVLKAGGIDQLLPYKLEDLNE; encoded by the coding sequence ATGAAAAGAACCAAAAAAGTCAGCAATATCAATACCATGGAAATGATTTCTCCTGAGGGTTTGAATGAAAGCCAGGCAAAATTGATAAACTTGGCAAACAAAGCAACTGACAAGGCCTATGCACCTTACTCTAATTTCCGGGTTGGTGCAGCGCTTGTTTTAGAAGATGGACAAACTTTCTGGGCAAATAATCAGGAAAACATATGTTACCCTGCAGGGATTTGTGCAGAACGGGTACTTTTAAGTTATACACATTCCAATTTTCCAGACTTAAAACCCCTATCAATAGCCATTGTGGCCAAAAAATCTGATAATTCTGGTTTGGCTACTGTTACTCCTTGTGGCTTGTGCAGACAGACAATTAGTGAATACGAGATGAAATTTGACAGCCCTATTGAGGTGCTGATGCTCCGTGCCGATGGGCATGTTTTAAAGGCTGGTGGAATTGACCAATTGCTTCCTTATAAACTTGAAGATTTAAATGAATAA
- the rsgA gene encoding ribosome small subunit-dependent GTPase A, with product MEGRVIKTTGSWYEVKVGDKMIKARLRGKFKQDNLKLTNPIAVGDYVILDREKNQETAVINTIVPRENYIIRKSTRKQHFSHILAANVDQAYLMVTVRDPRTSLGFIDRFLVSTESFRIPCTLLVNKVETLTKKKDLDFLEELHDIYAPLGYPIIELSALHDKDLMEKFEPRLTGKTTLMAGHSGVGKSTLLNRLVPQATQATQEVSKFSSKGVHTTTFAEMFPFGESGYFIDTPGIKEFGILDIDDQELSHYFVELRKYLGQCKYNNCKHINEPGCKVLEVLEQGYIHPYRYENYLKIMSEEDSHR from the coding sequence ATGGAAGGAAGAGTGATCAAGACAACGGGCTCATGGTATGAGGTGAAAGTTGGAGACAAAATGATCAAAGCCAGGCTTAGAGGAAAGTTCAAACAGGACAACCTTAAATTAACCAACCCCATAGCCGTAGGTGATTATGTCATTCTGGATAGGGAAAAAAACCAGGAAACAGCGGTAATAAACACCATAGTTCCGAGAGAGAATTATATCATTAGGAAATCCACCCGAAAACAACATTTTTCGCATATTCTGGCGGCCAATGTTGATCAGGCTTACCTTATGGTGACGGTTAGAGATCCAAGAACTTCTTTGGGTTTTATTGATCGTTTTTTGGTAAGTACAGAAAGTTTTAGAATTCCCTGCACGCTACTTGTCAATAAGGTAGAGACTTTAACAAAGAAAAAGGACCTGGATTTTTTAGAAGAGCTTCATGACATTTATGCTCCTCTGGGTTATCCAATTATTGAGCTTTCTGCCTTACATGATAAGGATTTAATGGAAAAATTTGAACCTAGACTGACAGGGAAAACTACCTTGATGGCAGGACATTCAGGTGTAGGGAAATCTACATTGCTCAATAGATTGGTACCGCAAGCAACTCAGGCAACTCAGGAAGTTTCAAAATTTTCTTCAAAAGGAGTACATACTACTACCTTTGCAGAGATGTTTCCATTTGGTGAGTCTGGGTATTTTATAGACACTCCCGGTATCAAAGAGTTCGGGATTCTAGATATTGACGACCAGGAACTTTCTCACTATTTTGTAGAATTAAGGAAATACCTGGGACAGTGTAAATACAATAATTGTAAACATATCAATGAACCCGGTTGTAAAGTCCTGGAGGTTCTGGAACAGGGGTATATTCATCCTTATCGCTATGAAAACTACCTGAAAATTATGAGTGAGGAGGACAGTCACCGCTAA